AATATCTAATATTTATACTCAGCATATCAATAAGTATAAAATGGACATGATTGTGTGATTTAATTAGCTTTTAAACTCATAAAAAAACTATTGAGTTGAGATATTATAAAAATTTAGAGGGCATATTTTCTTATCTCGCCCAGGGCATCTAAAACCCGCGGACCGGCCCTGCTAGCAGGACGTGCGTTTCCAAAAATATAATCCATTAATATGGCCAATAGTGGCTGTCGTTTACGGTGCGTTAAAAGGACATGTACGGGTTTGACATCATTATGAGCATATGGAGTTTCAATATTATGCATATGCTGAAGTCCTGCACAAAGCTGCATTTTTATAATTCAGTATGGACAGGCTGAGCATAAAAACGAGTTTAATAACATCGTAACAAATTGTCCTTAGATTGAAAACACATAAAAAAAATTCCCATACTGAATTGTTAGGATAGAGTATACCCCGAACCGGCCTATTCACTAGTAATAATTAGATTGAAATAGCAACCTCAAACAGAAAAGTAACATGTTTTTGTGAATATGGATGTTTGATTACCTGGCGGAGATTTTGGAGAACATCAGAGGTAGAAATGACCTCGTTCTTCGCTTTCATTGTTTTTGCATTGTCCAGTAACGTCCCATCCAAATGGACTGGAAACAACAGGTACGCTTCTGTTTGTAGTTTAGAATCCGGGTATATAGAGCAAAGAGAATTTTATCGATTGGTTCAACATAATCAAATCCTATCAATATACTGATTTTTTCACTACAATTTTATAACGAAATAAACCACTAGTCGTTGGGGTCCTGATGTCCTTACAAGTGGTTCACCGAAAGTGTATCGTGTAATGGCCGGGGAAAGGATCGGAAACAGTCACGAGATAATCCGGTTAGACCGCGTACATCTAACCGGATACTTTTCTGTTTTGCTTCGAATTTGTTTGTTCACTTGCACAAACAGCAGTGAATGATTATGAAATATTTCCTAAAATGACAAATTTATAGTAATTCTATACTTTAAAATCTGATATATTATCATCAATTTGGAATGTACCTTCACGGATATAATAGAATGATCAAGCAATCGAAGAAGATTCGGGTGATTAAATAATGACGAGATCCGAATCTCCCCTTTCACAAACTGCAACTGTCATTCGTATGAATCAACACTTTCTCCATAGCATAAGTTCCATCATCTACATATCAAACACCTACTCCCCTATTAAtcaaaatttaataaaaaaaactgAAGTCTTATTAAGAAACCCGATTTAGAGTGTTACTACTATTACTTAGTTAATCCGATTAGGATCTGGTAAAGAGTCAAACTAGTACTATATAAATTAGTTAACAACTAACAAAAAAAACTAATTAAGATATTGAAAATACTAGTATCAACTAAGGTCTCAAAAGTCGCTCGTTTGGAGTCGATCGAGACCTTGCAGGGACTAAGCAGTAAAGTCAGAGGCTTGTCGGTAGCTAGACGGGCGTTGACACTTTGTATTTGACCTTGACAGAAAAATTAACATTGATCTAATAATTCAAACCTAACCGACTAAATTGGGCTTTTGAAAACTTTGACCGAATAGTTCTGCTGCCAAGAGTCAGACTACTTCAAAATCCCCCTACTAGTCTAGTCGGGCTACCTTTACAACCATGCTATCAAGATTACAAATATAGTTGATTGGTTTGCTTCTCACATAATTGACCACTGAGACATTGTTTGAGTGGTATACGAGGGAGAGCGGTCACACTCCCCACTCCCCTATGTATGCAAAATACACAGGAATCACATGTATGTTGAACTTTATGTAGTGTTAAGTAGTTTCTTTGTATACAAATCACCTATATATCTACTACATACATAATCCACTCATTATGTAGTAAATGTGGCAACAGCTAAGTAGAGGTGTTGCTAGCTAAACACAGATAAAAGTACATGGTTGGATTAAATAAAGTTAGAAGATGGTAGCAATATAGGATCAAATTTAAACAACTGATCCTAATACTAATAGATCGAAGTACATGGTCTGGATCAAATACAGATAATACAAGCAATTGTGTTCAAAACATAGAAGCAGCAAGTGAAGTAATTTCCTTAGCAACTTCTTCATATTCGGTTTTCAGTTTTTTCTGAACTTCCTCATCAAGTTCTCCTTTTGTTGGCTTCGGAAGAACCAGAACACAACATGTCGGCCTCTTGGTAGCACCTGCATTTGCAAGATCCTACAACAAACATTTTAGTCATCGTTAGTCTGCAACAAGTTTCACGTAAAAGGAACATACTTTTAATTAAATTTCGTGGAGACTTCGAAATCAACTTGTAACGTTCATAACATTGTAACAAGATCTTGATTTGTTTAAACACTTCTAGCATACACTCTTAtacattaattaaataaaatgaatgatTCCCAATATAAAAATTGAGAGAAAACATATTTTGTCCAAATGAGCACAACAAACTTGATAAAGTAGACGTGCAAACTTACTTCTTTTGACGCAACATAAACATATGGTATTTCTGCCTCTTCACATAAAATCGGAACATGAGTTATCACATCAATTGGAGTAATGTTACCAGCAATGACGCACACTCTGCATTCACAAAAAACAAATAATCATATCAGCAACATGTTCATTTTTCGCCCCGTGAACATTTTAACGTTCCGGCCTCTATTAACCAATATACAAGTCTAAATAGCATATAAAATTAAGGCTGCATTCTCGAGATTTTTTTTGAATGGCAAGGAAAGGAAACATATGGGTTAAAAAATAATAGTGATTCTCGAGTTTTTATTTTAAGCGGAAAGGAAAGGATAATAGATGATTAAGAACGATAGTAAATTAACTTTTTGTTAACAACACTCTCCGCTCAAATTTGGGCGGATTGGGAAGGATAGTAAATCACTCTGTTCCCCTTTCTTCCCCATTCTTTTCAGCTCAAAACAAAACTCGAGAATACAGCGCACTTTGACTTCAATCACAAGACACAATTCTTGATTATAGTATAAATCACATAAGATGATTATAGACCCGACTTGTCAAATTTTACTCGGCCAAAGTTGTCGTAttacaatttaatcaatcaaaGTCATTTATTAGTTCAGAGTCAGATTTATTAGGTCAAAAtcggtaaaaaaaaaaaagtcaaagttGGTCACTTCCACTAGTCCGAttagcgacttttacaaccttgataaTTATAGATGTGATTAGAGTCGATCTACACAATCCCTTTTTAGTCTGATGATTTACATGAGTTATTTGGTTCTCAAAGATTTTGACTAGTCTGAACGAACCAAACCCTAATATTAAAAACTCATTAATTTACATGAATTCAAAATCAGATACTGTTCAATTTAAACATCAATAAAGCATACCCTTTATTACCGCGCCTGATACTCTTCACAACCTCCTTAACTCCTCTCTTTAAGCACTTGTGTTCAGCAGCTATtgtttaaaatattataattaaaaaaaacgtaaaaaactttttaaaaaaaaaaaaaaaaaaaaaagcaaaaacatTTGAGTGACACACAGAATAATAAAAATGAAACCTTTGCGAACGAGTTTAAGGGTGCGTTTGGAAAGCTTTTTGCCAGCAAGCGGTTTAGCAATTGGGCTTAAACCCAATAATTTCTTTTTTTCTTTCTCCTTCTTCATTGCTGATTTCTCTATTTCACTATCACTTCCTCCCATTTCTTTTTTATTTTACGAAAATAAAGTAGATTAACAAGGGAAAGAAATGAGAGGCAATTGAATTAGGGTTTAttgttggtgtgtttgattgattttAATTTTAGGGTTTAAACAGTTCGCCGTAGAAGACTAGAAGAGGGGAATGAAATTTGTTGTCGCGTGAGTTGCACGTGATTGTTTTTAGCCTAATTATTGGGCCTTGTCCAGTTTATCACTGATTGTATGTAAATAGTGTATAGTCAGCTTATTTAtttgctttaatatatatatatatatatatatatatatatatatatatatatatatatatatatatatatatatatatatatatttttttttttttttttttttttttttttttttagagaaaggaGTATTACACTTGGTGATGATTTGCATTAAAATGTTATATTATATGAATCTTTGATTGTCTATAGATAAAAAAACAGTTGTGTAAAAATTACCCCCATTACATTTGAATGGCCGTATTTACTATAACCTCATACATTTCTCTGCCATTATGTCAATTTAACACTTAAATGAATGTTAACAATTCACTGATACAAAATGTCTATAAACAAGTTAACAAAAACTAATTCAAACACATATCATTTCAAGAAAGGGTTGAGTTCATGAGTTCGAGCCTCGCTCAGTTTACCCTCTTAATTAATTTACTTGAAATATGGAGCTCTAGATTGACCTTAAGGGGGTTTTCTCCCGGATTCAATCAGGATTCAAACCTGGTCAGCCTGTCCTTgggatggtttaaggatcgggTTCTTGCAATTCGATTCAGGTTTTCTTCCGAAAGTGCGTGTGTGTGTGTGGCAAATGATTGCGGAGGTGGTCAATACCCTCTGGGTGATGCCGGCAACTTGTatttcaaaaaaaacaaaaaaaatcaagAAAGTACAATAAGAAACAAATCTTAAAATTTCAAATGTCAACAACAAGGTGTTTACGTATTGGTAGTGACGTTACTTATCATAAGGGATGTCTTCGCCGTGGGATTTGCTCCTGAGGGGCGGTAGGACCGTAATGTTCGTCCCAAGAAATGATCATATGGGTGAGTTCCGACATGGCGTTCAAACCCCATCAATGAATTCTAACTGCCGTTCAAAAACAAAAATTCAATGTCCAAATCTCCAAACTGAACCTAGCAAAATTACATTTCTAATTATGCGACCAACAAAATGCATCGTTAATTTGTATGATACGTTACTGTCGCATCATCATTAAATTAAACATCACAAGATATAACATCTTCCAAAATCGCAAGTGAATAAAAATTATACTGTACTATATGaggttggttggtggtggtggagtgGTGTTGTTGGTGGCGGGAAGTATGGTGGTTGTGGTGGTAGAAGGTGTGTTGAGGTAGACACTGTAATTCATAAATGGTGAGCATGAAAAGACTAAAATGCTCATGTAAGGCAAAAAGACTAAATTTCTCTAGTGAATAGTAAGAATTTCATGGTaattagtatgtatatgtataaatagaTAATAGATAATGGCACATAagatacatttattctcccacgttGGCCACCCAGGAGATGAGTATGTTAATGCAAACCTCTCCTCaatatacctggcaaacgggtcgagATGGGTCGAGTTGGGTCAAAGATCAAATGGGTTTGGGTCGGAACGGGTCATGGGTCGAAATGGGTCAGAATTAAAATGGGTCGAACGGGTCGGGTCGAGACCCGGGTCGGGTCGAGACCCGGGTCGGTTGGGTCGGGCTAGTAAAATTGTTCTTAATTGTATTTTTGATGTCACTTCCGAACACGCGCCTTTTTAGGACACCGTTTTTTATGTATTTTTTGGACCCCGTTTTTTGAACCCGTTTTTGTAAAAACACACGCCGAAAACGCACCTCAAAAAAGGCGCGTCGAAAACAAACGTAAAGAATGGGCGTCGAAAAACGTGCGCCCAATTCGCAAGCCGAAAACGCGCCTCGAAACGGGGCGTCGAAAACGCGTGCCGAAATCGGGCGTCGAAAACACGTGTCGAAACCGGGATCCGAAACCAAGCGTCGAAAACGGGCGCCGAAAATGCGGGTCGAAAGCGGGTTCCGAAACGGACGCGCCGAAAACGGGCGCCGAAACCGAGTGCTGAAACCGGGCGCCGAAAACGGGGGCCTGAAAACGGGCGCGAAACCGGGTTCCGAAACAGGGGCCGAAAACGGGGGCCGAAACTTGGGGCTGATAATCGAGGGCCTAAAACCAGAGGCCGAAAACGGGGTGCCGAAACCGGGCGTCGAAAACGGGGTCCAAAAACGAAGGccgaaactgtagtgacccgaacttttccatgtttatatatattaattgagattgatatttacatgattaaatgtttcgaacatgttaagcaatcaaacttgttaagacttgattaattgaaatatgtttcata
This genomic window from Rutidosis leptorrhynchoides isolate AG116_Rl617_1_P2 chromosome 2, CSIRO_AGI_Rlap_v1, whole genome shotgun sequence contains:
- the LOC139893892 gene encoding H/ACA ribonucleoprotein complex subunit 2-like protein, translating into MGGSDSEIEKSAMKKEKEKKKLLGLSPIAKPLAGKKLSKRTLKLVRKAAEHKCLKRGVKEVVKSIRRGNKGVCVIAGNITPIDVITHVPILCEEAEIPYVYVASKEDLANAGATKRPTCCVLVLPKPTKGELDEEVQKKLKTEYEEVAKEITSLAASMF